A window from Acinonyx jubatus isolate Ajub_Pintada_27869175 chromosome E1, VMU_Ajub_asm_v1.0, whole genome shotgun sequence encodes these proteins:
- the TMEM107 gene encoding transmembrane protein 107 has product MGRISGLVPSRFLTLLAHLVVVITLFWSRDSNIHACLPLTFTPEEYEKQDIQLVAALSVTLGLFAVELAGFFSGVSMFNSTQSLISIGAHCSASVALSFFIFERWECTTYWYIFVFCSALPAVTEMALFISVFGLKKKPF; this is encoded by the exons ATGGGCCGTATCTCGGGGCTCGTGCCCTCTCGCTTCCTGACGCTCCTGGCGCATCTGGTGGTCGTCATCACCTTGTTCTGGTCGCGG GACAGCAACATCCACGCCTGCCTGCCTCTCACGTTCACCCCCGAGGAGTACGAGAAGCAGGACATTCA GCTCGTGGCAGCGCTGTCCGTCACTCTGGGCCTCTTTGCAGTGGAGCTGGCCGGTTTCTTCTCAGGGGTTTCCATGTTCAACAGCACCCAGAGCCTCATCT CCATTGGGGCTCATTGTAGTGCATCTGTGGCCCTGTCCTTTTTCATATTCGAGCGTTGGGAGTGTACCACGTACTGGTACATTTTCGTCTTCTGCAG TGCCCTCCCAGCTGTCACTGAAATGGCATTGTTCATCAGCGTCTTTGGACTGAAAAAGAAACCTTTCTGA
- the BORCS6 gene encoding BLOC-1-related complex subunit 6 translates to MESSQGRPGPEADLPAVGEQQAVIFGGGPGRTPSEPPSGLPASGQEEAENVEGASRHPGASPKTSSRGAVHRAEREARDDEPGRGGTRSGPGSRRGAPGPEPDPHGSSRLKDPEPPEDELASESGCRRGSPGGSGMEVEPQEEDEEAAAAAGRAGRSFSSRLQDSRSLDGLSGACGGTGSAGGAEPGAGGGRRATISSPLELEGTVSRHGDLTHFVANNLQLKIRLSGAPQPPPPAPARPCAAPAPTPAIPPIDPDVLRDLERLSRELGGRVDRLLRGLGGAVQELTALSVGCIQTYRDAVDSLGEAVDMSIKGMYTLLARCEELERALQPVQGLARQVRDIRRTLEVLEALCK, encoded by the coding sequence ATGGAGTCGTCCCAGGGGCGGCCTGGGCCCGAGGCGGACCTCCCGGCTGTAGGGGAGCAGCAAGCCGTGATCTTCGGCGGCGGGCCGGGCCGAACCCCCTCTGAGCCGCCCTCAGGCCTCCCGGCGTCTGGGCAGGAAGAGGCCGAGAACGTTGAGGGCGCGAGCCGCCACCCCGGGGCGTCCCCGAAGACTTCCAGCCGCGGCGCCGTCCACCGGGCCGAGCGGGAGGCTCGGGACGACGAGCCCGGCCGCGGAGGGACGCGGTCCGGGCCGGGTAGCCGCCGGGGGGCGCCGGGCCCTGAGCCCGACCCCCACGGGTCCTCCCGGCTGAAGGACCCGGAGCCACCGGAGGACGAGCTTGCATCCGAGAGCGGCTGCCGTCGAGGGAGCCCGGGAGGCAGCGGGATGGAGGTGGAGCCGCAGGAGGAAGacgaggaggcggcggcggcggctggcaGGGCTGGCCGCTCGTTCTCCAGCCGCCTTCAGGACAGCCGCAGCCTGGACGGGCTGAGCGGGGCGTGCGGCGGTACCGGGTCCGCAGGGGGTGCCGAGCccggcgcgggcggcgggcgcCGCGCCACCATCTCCAGCCCCCTGGAGCTCGAAGGCACCGTGAGCCGCCATGGCGACCTCACCCACTTCGTCGCCAACAACCTGCAGCTCAAGATTCGTCTGAGCGGCGCCCCtcagcccccgccccctgcccctgcgCGGCCCTGCGCGGCGCCCGCACCGACTCCCGCCATTCCTCCCATCGACCCCGACGTGCTGCGGGACCTGGAGCGGCTGAGTCGGGAGCTGGGCGGCAGGGTGGACCGTCTGCTGCGCGGGCTGGGTGGCGCGGTGCAGGAGCTGACAGCGCTGAGCGTGGGCTGCATCCAGACCTACCGCGACGCCGTGGACTCCCTAGGCGAAGCCGTGGACATGAGCATCAAGGGCATGTACACCCTGCTGGCCCGCTGTGAGGAGCTGGAGCGGGCGCTGCAGCCAGTTCAGGGGCTGGCGCGCCAAGTCCGGGATATCCGACGCACCCTGGAGGTGTTGGAGGCCCTGTGCAAGTGA
- the AURKB gene encoding aurora kinase B isoform X4, whose translation MAQKENAYPWPYGRQTTQPGLNTLPQRVLRKEPATPSALVLMSRSNTQPTAAPGQKVVENSSGTPNFSMRSFTIDDFEIGRPLGKGKFGNVYLAREKKSHFIVALKVLFKSQIEKEGVEHQLRREIEIQAHLQHPNILRLYNYFYDRRRIYLILEYAPRGELYKELQKSRTFDEQRTATIMDELADALLYCHGKKVIHRDIKPENLLLGLQGELKIADFGWSVHAPSLRRKTMCGTLDYLPPEMIEGRTHNEKVDLWCIGVLCYELLVGNPPFESASHNETYRRIVKVDLKFPPSVPTGAQDLISKLLKHNPSERLPLAQVSAHPWVRAHSRRVLPPSALQSVP comes from the exons ATGGCCCAGAAGGAGAACGCCTACCCCTGGCCCTACGGCCGGCAGACG ACTCAGCCTGGCCTGAACACCCTGCCCCAGAGGGTCCTCCGGAAGGAGCCTGCCACCCCATCCGCGCTTGTCCTCATGAGCCGCTCCAACACCCAGCCCACAG CCGCCCCTGGCCAGAAGGTGGTAGAGAACAGCAGTGGGACCCCCAACTTCTCCAT GCGATCCTTCACCATCGATGACTTTGAGATTGGGCGTCCTCTGGGCAAAGGCAAGTTTGGCAACGTGTACCTGGCTCGGGAGAAGAAAAGCCATTTCATCGTGGCACTCAAGGTCCTGTTCAAGTCTCAGATAGAAAAGGAGGGTGTGGAGCACCAGCTTCGCAGGGAGATCGAAATCCAGGCCCATCTGCA gcATCCCAACATCTTGCGTCTCTACAACTATTTCTACGACCGCCGAAGGATCTACTTGATTCTGGAGTATGCCCCCCGGGGCGAGCTCTACAAGGAGCTGCAGAAGAGCCGCACTTTTGACGAGCAGCGAACAGCCACG atcaTGGACGAGCTGGCAGACGCTCTGTTGTACTGCCACGGGAAGAAGGTGATTCACAGAGACATAAAGCCAGAGAATCTGCTCTTGGGGCTCCAGGGAGAGCTGAAGATCGCCGACTTTGGCTGGTCTGTGCATGCCCCCTCCCTGAG GAGGAAGACGATGTGCGGCACCTTGGACTACCTGCCTCCAGAAATGATTGAAGGGCGCACGCACAACGAGAAGGTGGATCTGTGGTGCATCGGGGTCCTTTGCTATGAGCTGCTGGTGGGAAACCCGCCCTTCGAGAGCGCTTCACACAATGAGACCTATCGACGCATCGTCAAG GTAGACCTGAAGTTCCCCCCATCCGTGCCCACGGGAGCCCAGGACCTCATCTCCAAGCTGCTCAAGCATAACCCCTCCGAACGGCTGCCCTTGGCCCAGGTCTCAGCCCACCCTTGGGTCCGGGCCCACTCTCGGAGGGTGCTGCCTCCCTCCGCCCTTCAGTCTGTCCCGTGA
- the AURKB gene encoding aurora kinase B isoform X3 — protein MAQKENAYPWPYGRQTTQPGLNTLPQRVLRKEPATPSALVLMSRSNTQPTAAPGQKVVENSSGTPNFSIRRSFTIDDFEIGRPLGKGKFGNVYLAREKKSHFIVALKVLFKSQIEKEGVEHQLRREIEIQAHLQHPNILRLYNYFYDRRRIYLILEYAPRGELYKELQKSRTFDEQRTATIMDELADALLYCHGKKVIHRDIKPENLLLGLQGELKIADFGWSVHAPSLRRKTMCGTLDYLPPEMIEGRTHNEKVDLWCIGVLCYELLVGNPPFESASHNETYRRIVKVDLKFPPSVPTGAQDLISKLLKHNPSERLPLAQVSAHPWVRAHSRRVLPPSALQSVP, from the exons ATGGCCCAGAAGGAGAACGCCTACCCCTGGCCCTACGGCCGGCAGACG ACTCAGCCTGGCCTGAACACCCTGCCCCAGAGGGTCCTCCGGAAGGAGCCTGCCACCCCATCCGCGCTTGTCCTCATGAGCCGCTCCAACACCCAGCCCACAG CCGCCCCTGGCCAGAAGGTGGTAGAGAACAGCAGTGGGACCCCCAACTTCTCCAT CAGGCGATCCTTCACCATCGATGACTTTGAGATTGGGCGTCCTCTGGGCAAAGGCAAGTTTGGCAACGTGTACCTGGCTCGGGAGAAGAAAAGCCATTTCATCGTGGCACTCAAGGTCCTGTTCAAGTCTCAGATAGAAAAGGAGGGTGTGGAGCACCAGCTTCGCAGGGAGATCGAAATCCAGGCCCATCTGCA gcATCCCAACATCTTGCGTCTCTACAACTATTTCTACGACCGCCGAAGGATCTACTTGATTCTGGAGTATGCCCCCCGGGGCGAGCTCTACAAGGAGCTGCAGAAGAGCCGCACTTTTGACGAGCAGCGAACAGCCACG atcaTGGACGAGCTGGCAGACGCTCTGTTGTACTGCCACGGGAAGAAGGTGATTCACAGAGACATAAAGCCAGAGAATCTGCTCTTGGGGCTCCAGGGAGAGCTGAAGATCGCCGACTTTGGCTGGTCTGTGCATGCCCCCTCCCTGAG GAGGAAGACGATGTGCGGCACCTTGGACTACCTGCCTCCAGAAATGATTGAAGGGCGCACGCACAACGAGAAGGTGGATCTGTGGTGCATCGGGGTCCTTTGCTATGAGCTGCTGGTGGGAAACCCGCCCTTCGAGAGCGCTTCACACAATGAGACCTATCGACGCATCGTCAAG GTAGACCTGAAGTTCCCCCCATCCGTGCCCACGGGAGCCCAGGACCTCATCTCCAAGCTGCTCAAGCATAACCCCTCCGAACGGCTGCCCTTGGCCCAGGTCTCAGCCCACCCTTGGGTCCGGGCCCACTCTCGGAGGGTGCTGCCTCCCTCCGCCCTTCAGTCTGTCCCGTGA
- the AURKB gene encoding aurora kinase B isoform X1 gives MSRSNTQPTAAPGQKVVENSSGTPNFSIRRSFTIDDFEIGRPLGKGKFGNVYLAREKKSHFIVALKVLFKSQIEKEGVEHQLRREIEIQAHLQHPNILRLYNYFYDRRRIYLILEYAPRGELYKELQKSRTFDEQRTATIMDELADALLYCHGKKVIHRDIKPENLLLGLQGELKIADFGWSVHAPSLRRKTMCGTLDYLPPEMIEGRTHNEKVDLWCIGVLCYELLVGNPPFESASHNETYRRIVKVDLKFPPSVPTGAQDLISKLLKHNPSERLPLAQVSAHPWVRAHSRRVLPPSALQSVP, from the exons ATGAGCCGCTCCAACACCCAGCCCACAG CCGCCCCTGGCCAGAAGGTGGTAGAGAACAGCAGTGGGACCCCCAACTTCTCCAT CAGGCGATCCTTCACCATCGATGACTTTGAGATTGGGCGTCCTCTGGGCAAAGGCAAGTTTGGCAACGTGTACCTGGCTCGGGAGAAGAAAAGCCATTTCATCGTGGCACTCAAGGTCCTGTTCAAGTCTCAGATAGAAAAGGAGGGTGTGGAGCACCAGCTTCGCAGGGAGATCGAAATCCAGGCCCATCTGCA gcATCCCAACATCTTGCGTCTCTACAACTATTTCTACGACCGCCGAAGGATCTACTTGATTCTGGAGTATGCCCCCCGGGGCGAGCTCTACAAGGAGCTGCAGAAGAGCCGCACTTTTGACGAGCAGCGAACAGCCACG atcaTGGACGAGCTGGCAGACGCTCTGTTGTACTGCCACGGGAAGAAGGTGATTCACAGAGACATAAAGCCAGAGAATCTGCTCTTGGGGCTCCAGGGAGAGCTGAAGATCGCCGACTTTGGCTGGTCTGTGCATGCCCCCTCCCTGAG GAGGAAGACGATGTGCGGCACCTTGGACTACCTGCCTCCAGAAATGATTGAAGGGCGCACGCACAACGAGAAGGTGGATCTGTGGTGCATCGGGGTCCTTTGCTATGAGCTGCTGGTGGGAAACCCGCCCTTCGAGAGCGCTTCACACAATGAGACCTATCGACGCATCGTCAAG GTAGACCTGAAGTTCCCCCCATCCGTGCCCACGGGAGCCCAGGACCTCATCTCCAAGCTGCTCAAGCATAACCCCTCCGAACGGCTGCCCTTGGCCCAGGTCTCAGCCCACCCTTGGGTCCGGGCCCACTCTCGGAGGGTGCTGCCTCCCTCCGCCCTTCAGTCTGTCCCGTGA
- the AURKB gene encoding aurora kinase B isoform X2 — protein MSRSNTQPTAAPGQKVVENSSGTPNFSMRSFTIDDFEIGRPLGKGKFGNVYLAREKKSHFIVALKVLFKSQIEKEGVEHQLRREIEIQAHLQHPNILRLYNYFYDRRRIYLILEYAPRGELYKELQKSRTFDEQRTATIMDELADALLYCHGKKVIHRDIKPENLLLGLQGELKIADFGWSVHAPSLRRKTMCGTLDYLPPEMIEGRTHNEKVDLWCIGVLCYELLVGNPPFESASHNETYRRIVKVDLKFPPSVPTGAQDLISKLLKHNPSERLPLAQVSAHPWVRAHSRRVLPPSALQSVP, from the exons ATGAGCCGCTCCAACACCCAGCCCACAG CCGCCCCTGGCCAGAAGGTGGTAGAGAACAGCAGTGGGACCCCCAACTTCTCCAT GCGATCCTTCACCATCGATGACTTTGAGATTGGGCGTCCTCTGGGCAAAGGCAAGTTTGGCAACGTGTACCTGGCTCGGGAGAAGAAAAGCCATTTCATCGTGGCACTCAAGGTCCTGTTCAAGTCTCAGATAGAAAAGGAGGGTGTGGAGCACCAGCTTCGCAGGGAGATCGAAATCCAGGCCCATCTGCA gcATCCCAACATCTTGCGTCTCTACAACTATTTCTACGACCGCCGAAGGATCTACTTGATTCTGGAGTATGCCCCCCGGGGCGAGCTCTACAAGGAGCTGCAGAAGAGCCGCACTTTTGACGAGCAGCGAACAGCCACG atcaTGGACGAGCTGGCAGACGCTCTGTTGTACTGCCACGGGAAGAAGGTGATTCACAGAGACATAAAGCCAGAGAATCTGCTCTTGGGGCTCCAGGGAGAGCTGAAGATCGCCGACTTTGGCTGGTCTGTGCATGCCCCCTCCCTGAG GAGGAAGACGATGTGCGGCACCTTGGACTACCTGCCTCCAGAAATGATTGAAGGGCGCACGCACAACGAGAAGGTGGATCTGTGGTGCATCGGGGTCCTTTGCTATGAGCTGCTGGTGGGAAACCCGCCCTTCGAGAGCGCTTCACACAATGAGACCTATCGACGCATCGTCAAG GTAGACCTGAAGTTCCCCCCATCCGTGCCCACGGGAGCCCAGGACCTCATCTCCAAGCTGCTCAAGCATAACCCCTCCGAACGGCTGCCCTTGGCCCAGGTCTCAGCCCACCCTTGGGTCCGGGCCCACTCTCGGAGGGTGCTGCCTCCCTCCGCCCTTCAGTCTGTCCCGTGA
- the AURKB gene encoding aurora kinase B isoform X5 produces MPPGASSTRSCRRAALLTSSEQPRSGRIMDELADALLYCHGKKVIHRDIKPENLLLGLQGELKIADFGWSVHAPSLRRKTMCGTLDYLPPEMIEGRTHNEKVDLWCIGVLCYELLVGNPPFESASHNETYRRIVKVDLKFPPSVPTGAQDLISKLLKHNPSERLPLAQVSAHPWVRAHSRRVLPPSALQSVP; encoded by the exons ATGCCCCCCGGGGCGAGCTCTACAAGGAGCTGCAGAAGAGCCGCACTTTTGACGAGCAGCGAACAGCCACGGTCCGGGCGG atcaTGGACGAGCTGGCAGACGCTCTGTTGTACTGCCACGGGAAGAAGGTGATTCACAGAGACATAAAGCCAGAGAATCTGCTCTTGGGGCTCCAGGGAGAGCTGAAGATCGCCGACTTTGGCTGGTCTGTGCATGCCCCCTCCCTGAG GAGGAAGACGATGTGCGGCACCTTGGACTACCTGCCTCCAGAAATGATTGAAGGGCGCACGCACAACGAGAAGGTGGATCTGTGGTGCATCGGGGTCCTTTGCTATGAGCTGCTGGTGGGAAACCCGCCCTTCGAGAGCGCTTCACACAATGAGACCTATCGACGCATCGTCAAG GTAGACCTGAAGTTCCCCCCATCCGTGCCCACGGGAGCCCAGGACCTCATCTCCAAGCTGCTCAAGCATAACCCCTCCGAACGGCTGCCCTTGGCCCAGGTCTCAGCCCACCCTTGGGTCCGGGCCCACTCTCGGAGGGTGCTGCCTCCCTCCGCCCTTCAGTCTGTCCCGTGA